In Candidatus Manganitrophus morganii, the genomic window GAGCCACCTTCCTCTGCCGGAATTGGATAATTCCAGATCGAGCGGAGGGAGTACTCCGGCGCGGTCATGAAGGGTGCTCCCCTTCCCCTCATCGAAGGGATAGAGGACGATCGGGTTTTGCTGAAGATGGATCTCAGACCGAAAAGAAGCACCGGTCCGGTAATGCCGTTCGATCGTCGCCGGATCAAACGCCTGATCATAAACAGCCAAGAAAAAAACTTTCCCTTTCCAGCCGTCTTCCATTTCCGGGTCGACACCGACCCAGAGGAGTGCCCCCGGATCCCATCGGTCCAGCTTTTCCCATGAGAATGCCGCCAGAAAAAGGAGAAATCCGGCATAAAAGAGAAACCCTAGCTGCGCCAATCGCCGTCGATAATCCCAAATCCAATCGAGCCACCCTCGATCGGCCATCGTCTTGAACAAAAGAAAACCGGCCCCTCCTCCAAGGGTATTGGAGAATAGGTCGCTAAACGAAGGAAACCGCTCCGGTAGAAAGAGCTGCATCGTCTCCACTGAAAGGCTGACCGCCGCGGAGATCAGGAGCGCCGGCATCAGACGAGACCGACCCGGCCGGGCCGGAAGGAAACCATAAAGCAATCCTCCTAAAGGAAGAAAAAGAAGGAGGTTGACCGCGACATCGGAGGATGAAAAGAGAACTGATTTTTCCCATCGGTGGGGCTGCGAGATGAACTGAAAATCAAAAGGGGCAAGGGTCACCGCCCCGATGTAGAGGAGGTAAAAAACCAAGCCGATCAACCAGACTCTACGCATCGATTCGTTCCTGTCCATCCTCGCGTCGACCCTTCACCGGCAAACGATGAATTTCTCGCAACAATACTTCTCACTCGAAGCGAGCGCAACAAAATAAAAAAATCTTTCGTTTAGGGAGTTGTAACAGACAAAAACAGGAAGGTAAAGTGGATCGGACACTCCTTATTCAATCGTCACCTCCACTTTCAAAGATCCCTCGGCGGGAGGCGGTTTTTTGGAAATCTCTTTGAGCAGTCCAAGCGATTGGAGCGATCGGGAAAAGCGCTCATAACGTTCGGCGGGGATAAGCAGCACCACCT contains:
- a CDS encoding VanZ family protein — its product is MRRVWLIGLVFYLLYIGAVTLAPFDFQFISQPHRWEKSVLFSSSDVAVNLLLFLPLGGLLYGFLPARPGRSRLMPALLISAAVSLSVETMQLFLPERFPSFSDLFSNTLGGGAGFLLFKTMADRGWLDWIWDYRRRLAQLGFLFYAGFLLFLAAFSWEKLDRWDPGALLWVGVDPEMEDGWKGKVFFLAVYDQAFDPATIERHYRTGASFRSEIHLQQNPIVLYPFDEGKGSTLHDRAGVLPPLDLELSNSGRGRWLSPFGYAFNRSAAFISREPAEKIRQRISNRHQFTIEAWVEMGQIRYGDVGRLISLAKTPDLDYFLLQQQGIDLGFEVRNRVKTGFPNLGDIETTQLPFQSGPVHLISVYDRGEIRLYLNEVQVAAAILTDGLFLLTDSLALRTTVEGERGLFGFLLFLPVGCFAALSTRVQSTTRFLTVALAGLVVLMVIHFLQSRHDPLFFTGGTILVPAFAILLGVLLGKSAQGRMKEP